In Geotalea uraniireducens, the genomic window GCCCCCCGACGGAGGAGGCGTCAAGTGATTAGCAGCCCTGGAGCTCTTCGCCGGCGGACTCGCTGATCGTCATGGCCGAATCGGCTTTGATCTTGGCAGCTTTGGCTTTGCCGAACTTCAGCGTCACTTCGTTTCCTTTTACCTCGACAACGCTTGGCATGCCGCCCAGCGCCTGGACTTTTCCACCTTTTTTGACCCAGGCGGGAACCTTGTCGGCTTTCACGGTAACTTTCTCGCCATCGACCTTGGCAACTTTACCGGAGAAGGAACCGGCGGCGCCGGCGACGGCGGCCAGGGAGAGGGTAACAAGCGCAGTGGCCAACATAGTGGTGAACTTTTTCATCGGATATCCTCCTGCTTAAAGTATTGTTTGCCCGGAATCCGGGCAAACGTGATGCGGTGGCTCCCCCTCCCGGCAATCCGGACCGGGAGGGGGAGCCGCCCCTGTTTAGAAGATCAACTGCAGCTGGGTAATAAAGGTATTGAAATCCTTGCTTTGCAGATTGGCGCCTTCGATACCGCTGTAGACCCCTTCCTGATCGAAATTGGTATGGCTGAATTCGAAGGTCAGCTTCAGGTTCTGGCCACGGAGGTAGTAGTTGGCCCCGGCAGCATACCAGTCAACCTTCTGGTCGAAGATGTTGTTAAGCTCGGCAAAGCGCCACTTCTCGTAGCGGCCGAAGAACTGCAGCGGCAGATTGGGAAGCATGTAACCGGCCTTTACGTACCAGCCGTTTTTCTGCCCGTTGAGCCCGACCGTCCCGCTGTCGAAATTGGTGCTGTACTTGTATGCGTCATCCAGATCGACATCCTCGTATGCGGCCGAGGCGGTGACGGTGCCGATCCCTTCAAATGGATACTCGAAGAAGCCGTCAATCGTCCAGGCTTTGTAATCCTTCTCGCCGGTCTGGGCCACCGTGTCGCCATAGGCAACCTTCGGTTCGAACTGATAGGCACCGCCGATGGTCAGGACTTTTTTCTGCCCCAGATAGGTCCCTTTGTAGCCGTAATCCTTCTCCGGATCAAGCAGGGTCACATGAGCACGGAACGAGTAGCGGAAATTGGAATCGGGGGCGGTATCGCCCGAGACCGCCTTGCGTCCTTCCATGGCGTCGATGCGATACTGGAAGATATCGTTGAACAGGTTGCCCCAGACCGCTACCCCGGTATCACGCGTCGTTACGTACGGTGCGCGAATGAACAGCGAACGGTCGAGGGTCAGCGGCATTTCGCACGCTTCCAGATTCTCGCGGGAGAGGTTGTACTTGAACTTGCCGACGTTCACATGGAACATGTCGTTCAACTTGAAACGCATTACCGCGTCGAGCAGCTGGAATTCGGTCCCCTGGTTAGTGCTGGCGACGCCAAGGGTCCCGACATTGGCATCCTCGGTGAATTCGGTCTGCACATAGAGGCTCAGCATATCGCCGTATTTGCCCATAAAGGCGAGCCGGTTACGGCGGAAGTTGAAGTTGGTGGTGGTGTCATCGTTATTGCTGCCCGAGCCGGTATCGCGGACCGTCATCTGGAACTGCCCCTTGTAATCGATCTGCAGGGCTCCCTGGTCCTCGGGGCCGAAGGTGATCCGCGGACCGGCAAAGGCCGTGCCGGCCATCAGGGTCAGACCGAGCGCCAGTGCCGAAACTTTTCCTGACCTGGATATTTTTATCATGCATTCACTCCTTATGGTTTTGGTAGGTCCCCACCCAACGGCAGGGTGACAATTCACGCCTTCCTAGCAGCCGCCGCCACCGGTCGAACCGCCGCCGGTCGTGCCGGTAACGGTGCTCCGGTATGCCTTGTCAGCAGTTTCGATCTGGTTGCCGTCCGCATAGCTCGGCTCCACGCCGAGGACGCGAGCGCTGTAGTCGACTATCGTTCTGCCGCGATCGACGTTCCAGGTCAGGTTGTCCATGAGCGAGGTGGTATCCCAGATGGAGCCGACGTGCAGTTTGCCACCGGCGTTGCTGCCGTTCAGGGCGAGATGGTCCGACGAGGCCATCAGGTTCCATTGGCCCAGCGAACCGTCGTACCATTTGACGTTGACGGTGGAATTGTAGTAGGCGATGCCGTCGAGGACGAAATAGGCCTGCGAGGCGTTATTGCCGGCCCGGCACATGGTAATGAAGGTTTTTGCCGCATCGCGATTGGCGTCGCCGATCGTCGTGACGGCGTCGCTCCCCACTGCGGCGCTGATCGCCGTCTTGATCTCGTCGGCAGTCTTGAAGGTCACCCCGGTGATGACGTTAGCGAGCGGGAAGCGATAGGAGCCTTTCACTGCCCCGTCAAACGGCGTGTATTGGGTCGTCACGATCAGGTCGGTCGTCGAGGAGATTTGCGTATCCGGACGGACGGTATCCAGAATGTAGGTTTTGCCGGTGTTGCCGGCGACGATCCCCTTGACATAGTCGATCATCTCGCTGAGCGACACCCGCATATCGGTGTTGACGTTGGTCGTCCCGTTCTGGGCCACCCCGTAGGTCGACCGCTGAATGGTCGGCACATTGGAGGTCAGCGCGTAACCGGCAGTAACCCAGGCGGCATTTCCCCCCTGGAGGACCTTGAGGCGGTTTTTCGGGATGCCCCAGTAACGGAAGGTCGCATAGGCACGGGTCAGGTTGAGGGCAGAAGTGCCATTGGTGGTCAGAACGATGGTCGTGTACTTGTCGATGCCGGCGTTCTGGATCACGGCATCGATGGTGGCCCCACTGCAGACCATGCTTCCCGTGACCTCCAGCGGACCCTCCGGCCGCGTCTCCTGGAAGGCGTTGGGTGCGCTCGCTCCGCCAATCAGCTGTGCGCCGGGGATATGGCCGACGGTATAGTAGGCGTTCGTCGTGTTATCGGTCGAGGTTGCCGACGGGTTACTGGAAATATCGAGAATTACCACCCGGTCGTATCCCCCCGCCTGATTGACCAGACCGGCATCCGCCCATTGCTTCAGGGTGGCCGGCTCGATGAGCGCCGTAGCCGTCTGGGTAGTCGACGCCGTTACCGATGGGCTGTCGTAACCACTTGTCCCGCACCCCCACATGACCAGCGAAACCAGCGCAACCGCGCTGAGCAGACTGGCCAACACAATCCGCCCTTTTCTCCAATTCGTTTTCGACATACAACCTCCTCGAAACTGTAATTACCTGCTGCCAGAACAATCAACGTACCGCCATGACATACCCGCGCCGCACTATGCGGCGGAGCGTAAAAACCCAGGTAAAATATGCATAAAAATCATGATTGAGGAAGCTGTCGGTGATACTCGCCTAAACCGTACGGATTTAGTCCGTTTACGATCGCGCTTTCCTCTTGAACTTTTACGGATATTCTGCGATAAACTCCAATGAAATATTTTCATACACCCCATGCCGAATACGCATAATCACAAAGGAGCGGTTAATCAATGGATTTTCAGCTTCTCAAAACGTTTCTCCACGTTGCAGCGCTCGGCAGTTGCTCCAAAGCCGCCACCGCCCTCTTCATCACCCAGTCCGCCGTTTCGCGCCGGATAAAGCAACTGGAAGACCATTACGGCAAGCCGCTATTGGAGCGCTCCGGCGTGGCACTGCGTCCGACCGCCGCAGGTCAGTTACTGGTTGAAAAGGCGCGCCAGATTCTGGAAATTGAAAAACAACTCCTCGAATCCCTCGATGGCAGCCAGCATAAGGAAAAAATCTCTTTCTGCTGCACGCCGTCTTTCGGCATCGGCCGGCTTCCGAGCGCCCTGACCGATTTCATGGCCGAACACGCCGAAACCGCCGATCTCAAGTTTGTCTTCGACATGCCCGAGGCCGCCCTCGAAGGGATCGACAGCGGCCGGTTCGACCTGGCGCTGATCGAACATTGCGACGACCTCGACCTGTTCGGCTTCATCACCCAGCCGCTACCCGACGACGAAATGATCTTCATCAGCAGTCCCGGCCGCGGCATCGGCACGACCGAAGCCGGCATCGAGCGCCTGGTCGGCGAACGGCTCTATCTCAAGAATGAAAACGGTTGCGCCAAGCGTTTTCTCGACAAGAACATGCGAACCATCGGCCGTGATAGCAGCGAATTCCGCAACACTGTCTATTTTGATGATCTGCCGTTCATCATCAGCGAAGTCATGGCCGGCAAGGGTATTTCTTTCGTCTCCGTCGGCCTGGTGGCGGCGAAACTGGAAACAGGCTCGCTCGTGGCACATCGCATTGCCGGCTTCAACCACCATCGCCCCCGCACCCTTGTTCTCAGCCGGGAGCTGAAACGCTCACCGGTCTTTGCTGCCTTCATCGGCTCACTGTTCGCCTCGTTCTCGGCAACCCCGCCGCCCCATCTGGTGAACCCGGGGCAGTCCCCCGTACCACAGCATTAATCAGTCCATATTTATTCCTGCTAAAGTTTTGCAGCAATCTCCCGATAGGGTGAATGAGAGCCTGTTAGGTTTCGGCACATCATTTTGCCGCCGGCACGGTTGCGGGCTTCTCGAACGGTCACTCGTGCCACACATGTTCTCGACGAAGAGAGGAGAGAGATGCAATGAAATGGTTAAATGACCTGCACCTTCGCAGCAAGCTGGTGGCCGGTTTCGTACTGGTGGCGCTGATTGCCGGCATCGTGGGGATTATCGGCATCTCCAGAATTGGCGTTATGGAACAGGCCGGTATCGACATGTACGAGCACAACACCGAACCGCTGGGAACCTTCGGCAATATCGCCATCGCCTTCCAGAAAGCCCGGGTGAACATCAGGGGGATGATTCTTGACGACAACCCCGCCCGCGCCCAGGCCAATGCCACCAGCATCGCCAAACTATACAAGGAGATCGACACCAACCTGGCGGTGTTTGGCAAAACTATCGAAACCGAGCAGGGGAAGAAAGAGCTGGAGGCGCTCAGAACGCTGCTCGCCAACTACCAGCCGGTTCGCGAGCAGATCATTAACGCTACCCTCGAAGGAGACCGGGAAACCGCTCTGACGGTGATGCGAAGCGAGGGACTGGGGTTCGAGAAGAATATCGACACTTCCATCAAGAAAATGTTCGATATGAAGATCGCCACGGGCAAGGCGCGGAGCGAGCAGAATTCGGCTGTTGCCCAGAGCGCCAAGATCCAGATGACGGTTTTCGCCGGCATCGGCTTCGTCCTGGCGGTACTGCTCGGCTTCTTCATCGCCCACCAACTGACCGCCCCGCTGAAACAGGTGGTCGGGCTGGCCAAGGCGATCGCCGACGGCGACCTGACCAGCCATCTCGACATGGAGCGCGGCGATGAAACCGGTCAGCTGGCGGCAGCGATGAACACGATGGCCGAGCGACTGAACCGGCTGATCGCCGGGGTTGCCGAGAACTCCACCCAAGTAGCGGCCGCCGCCGGGCAGCTCACCGCCAACGCGGAACAGATGGCCACCGGCGCCGAAGAGGTGGCCGCCCAGACCGGGACGGTTGCCACCGCCAGCGAGGAGATGGCCGCCACCTCAACCGAGATTGCCCTTAACTGCACCAGCGCCGCCCAAGAGGCGAAAAACGCCAGTGACACCGCCACCCAGGGATCGGCGGTTATTCGCGAGACAGTACACGAGATGAGCCTGATCGCCGAACGGGTCCGGGAGACCGCCAAGACGGTGGAAAGTCTCGGTGCCCGCAGCGACCAGATCGGTGAAATCATCGGCACCATCGAGGACATTGCCGACCAGACCAATCTCCTGGCACTCAACGCGGCCATTGAAGCGGCGCGGGCCGGCGAACAGGGACGGGGCTTCGCCGTTGTCGCCGACGAGGTGCGCGCCCTGGCCGAACGGACCACCAAGGCCACCAAGGAGATCGGCGCAATGATCAAGGCGATCCAGCAGGAAACCAAGGGGGCGGTCGTTTCCATGGAGCAGGGGGTCCGGGAGGTAGAACGCGGCACCGCCGAGGCGACCCAGTCGGGTGAAGCACTCCACGAGATTCTCGACAAGATCAGCTCGGTAACCCTGCAGGTAAACCAGATCGCCACCGCCGCCGAACAACAGACGGCCACGACCTCCGAAATCAGCAACAATATTCAGCAGATCACCACCGTGGTGCAGGATACCGCCCGGGGCGCCCAGGAAACGGCCGCCGCTTCCCGCCAGCTCTCGCAGCTTTCCGACGAACTGCAGCGGCTGATCGGGCAATTCCGGCTCGCTTCGTAAATTGCCGTAACATCTTTGCGGCGCCGCCATCACTGGCGGCGCCCGTCCCTGACCGCTTCCCGCCAACGTTAACGGTCTCTCAGCAGATACAACTTGCATCGAGGGAACGGCCAACGGTAAGATGCTGCAACTTCCTGATGCCCGGTTGACAACGTGGACCGTCGAGCCTTCTTTCGGTTCACTCTGCCCGGCAATCCTTCCGATTTTCCCATCTTGATCGGGATCGCCCCAGGCGCTCCCCCCTGGAGTAACCAGATGCGCATTGTCTCGCGATACCGCTTCGGTGTCGTCTCCCTCTTTGCCGTGCTTTTTCTTCTGATTTCCCTGGCGACCAGGACCGTTCTTCTGCTGATGACCCCGGCGGACGCCGGGCTGACGCCCTTTCTGATCGCCAAGGCGTACGCCATGGGACTCGTTTACGACGCTGCCACCCTCGGCTATTTCCTGATTCCGGCGATCATCTACCTGTTACTGGCACCGCAGCGACTGGTACAGCACCCGCTGCACCGTTGGGTGGTTCGCGGCGCCTTCTTCCTGATTCTCTATGCTCTGCTGTTCGACGGCGTGGCGGAATATTTCTTTTTCGAAGAATTTGGCACCCGCTTTAATTTCATCGCCGTCGATTATCTCATCTACACCCACGAAGTATGGGGCAATATCCGGGAATCGTACCCGTTGCCAGCGCTTTTGGGCGGCATATTCGCCGTCGACCTGCTGACGGTCGTGCTGTTGCGCCGGCTCATCGACCGCGCAGCGGCGACCACCTTCGCGGGGCAGCGCCGCCGTCTCGCCTTGGCGCTCGCGGCAGCTCCCCTAGCCGCACTGCTTCTACTGAATATTTCAGCCACCGCCATCTCCGGCAATGCCTACGCCAATGAACTGGCAGGAAACGGCATCTACGGCCTGGTGGCCGCCTTCCGCAATAACGAACTGGATTTTCGGCAGTTTTACCTGAGCCGGGACGACCGGCAGGTAATGGCCCGGCTCCATGACCTGGTGCAGGAGCGGAACAACCGGTTCGCCGCCCCCAGCCAGGCGGGAGTGACCCGGTTCATCACCGGCGAGGGGAAGGAACAGCGGCTCAACGTCATCGTCGTGGTTGAGGAAAGCCTCAGTGCCAAGTTCCTCGGCACCTTCGGCAGCACCGAAGGGCTGACCCCTAACCTGGACCGGCTTGCCAAGGAATCGCTGCTCTTCACCCACCTCTACGCCACCGGTACCCGAACGGTGCGGGGACTGGAAGCGATCAACCTTTCCCTCCCCCCGCTGCCGGGAGTCTCGATGGTCAAACGCCCGGGCAACGAGGACTTCTTCTCCTGGGGCTCGGTAATGCGGAGCAAAGGCTACGACACCCGTTTCATCTACGCCGGCTTCGGCTATTTCGACAACATGAACTACTTCTTCGCCAACAATGGCTTCGATGTTGTCGATCGAACGAACTTTGCCAAGGACGAAATCACCTTTGCCAACGTCTGGGGGGTCTGCGACGAGGACCTGTACCACAAGGTCATCAAGGAGGCGGGAAAATCCTACGCGAAGGGCCGGCCGTTTTTCAGCATGGTGATGACGACCTCCAACCATCGGCCGTTCACCTATCCGGCAGGGCGGATCGACATCCCGCCCAAGAGCGGCCGGGAAGGCGGGGTCAAGTACGCCGATTACGCCATCGGCCGTTTCATCGCCGAGGTGCGCAAGGAGCCGTGGTTCAAGGACACCATCTTCGTTTTCGTTGCCGACCACTGCGATGGCAGCGCCGGTAAAACCGAACTGCCGGTCAAGAAATACGAGATTCCCCTGCTCGTGTACTCACCGGACCACATCAAACCGGGTCGGGTCGACCGGCTGGCAAGTCAGATCGATATCGCCCCGACCATTCTCGGCCTGCTCAACTTCAGCTATCGGACCGACTTCCTCGGCCGCGACCTGCTGAAAGCGGACGACCGGGTGGCCAGGGCCTTCATCTCCACCTATCAGAAGCTCGGTTACATCGAAGACGACCGGCTCGTCGTCCTCGGACCGCAGAAGCAGGCGGCCATGTACCGCTTCGACCGGGCCAGCGGCGAAGCCCGGCCGGCACCCATGGAAGAGCGCTATCTCATGGATATGCTTGCCTATTACCAGGGGGCGAATTATCTCTACAAGCACCGGCTGAACCGGCTCCGCTGACTGAACGGTTAGCCCAGCGGCCGGAATGCCGAGGCCTTGATAGCGGCAAAGACCTTGCTGCCGATGGCGATTTCCATTTCCCGCGCCGTGTCGCCGGCTATTTCGGCTACCAGCACCCCGCCGGCCGAGGTCAGTTCCAGGCCGACCTTGTTGCCGGAAGTGAACAGGGAGCTGACCGTGCATTCGAGGAGATTGCGGGCGCTGATCGCCTCGGGATGCTTCTTGAACAGGATCAGATCCTTGGAAGAGAGTTCGAACATCGACTCGCCCGCGCCGCCGG contains:
- the extJ gene encoding selenite/tellurite reduction operon protein ExtJ; protein product: MKKFTTMLATALVTLSLAAVAGAAGSFSGKVAKVDGEKVTVKADKVPAWVKKGGKVQALGGMPSVVEVKGNEVTLKFGKAKAAKIKADSAMTISESAGEELQGC
- the extI gene encoding selenite/tellurite reduction operon porin ExtI, producing MIKISRSGKVSALALGLTLMAGTAFAGPRITFGPEDQGALQIDYKGQFQMTVRDTGSGSNNDDTTTNFNFRRNRLAFMGKYGDMLSLYVQTEFTEDANVGTLGVASTNQGTEFQLLDAVMRFKLNDMFHVNVGKFKYNLSRENLEACEMPLTLDRSLFIRAPYVTTRDTGVAVWGNLFNDIFQYRIDAMEGRKAVSGDTAPDSNFRYSFRAHVTLLDPEKDYGYKGTYLGQKKVLTIGGAYQFEPKVAYGDTVAQTGEKDYKAWTIDGFFEYPFEGIGTVTASAAYEDVDLDDAYKYSTNFDSGTVGLNGQKNGWYVKAGYMLPNLPLQFFGRYEKWRFAELNNIFDQKVDWYAAGANYYLRGQNLKLTFEFSHTNFDQEGVYSGIEGANLQSKDFNTFITQLQLIF
- the extH gene encoding selenite/tellurite reduction operon rhodanese-like protein ExtH — its product is MSKTNWRKGRIVLASLLSAVALVSLVMWGCGTSGYDSPSVTASTTQTATALIEPATLKQWADAGLVNQAGGYDRVVILDISSNPSATSTDNTTNAYYTVGHIPGAQLIGGASAPNAFQETRPEGPLEVTGSMVCSGATIDAVIQNAGIDKYTTIVLTTNGTSALNLTRAYATFRYWGIPKNRLKVLQGGNAAWVTAGYALTSNVPTIQRSTYGVAQNGTTNVNTDMRVSLSEMIDYVKGIVAGNTGKTYILDTVRPDTQISSTTDLIVTTQYTPFDGAVKGSYRFPLANVITGVTFKTADEIKTAISAAVGSDAVTTIGDANRDAAKTFITMCRAGNNASQAYFVLDGIAYYNSTVNVKWYDGSLGQWNLMASSDHLALNGSNAGGKLHVGSIWDTTSLMDNLTWNVDRGRTIVDYSARVLGVEPSYADGNQIETADKAYRSTVTGTTGGGSTGGGGC
- a CDS encoding LysR family transcriptional regulator; the encoded protein is MDFQLLKTFLHVAALGSCSKAATALFITQSAVSRRIKQLEDHYGKPLLERSGVALRPTAAGQLLVEKARQILEIEKQLLESLDGSQHKEKISFCCTPSFGIGRLPSALTDFMAEHAETADLKFVFDMPEAALEGIDSGRFDLALIEHCDDLDLFGFITQPLPDDEMIFISSPGRGIGTTEAGIERLVGERLYLKNENGCAKRFLDKNMRTIGRDSSEFRNTVYFDDLPFIISEVMAGKGISFVSVGLVAAKLETGSLVAHRIAGFNHHRPRTLVLSRELKRSPVFAAFIGSLFASFSATPPPHLVNPGQSPVPQH
- a CDS encoding methyl-accepting chemotaxis protein, which gives rise to MKWLNDLHLRSKLVAGFVLVALIAGIVGIIGISRIGVMEQAGIDMYEHNTEPLGTFGNIAIAFQKARVNIRGMILDDNPARAQANATSIAKLYKEIDTNLAVFGKTIETEQGKKELEALRTLLANYQPVREQIINATLEGDRETALTVMRSEGLGFEKNIDTSIKKMFDMKIATGKARSEQNSAVAQSAKIQMTVFAGIGFVLAVLLGFFIAHQLTAPLKQVVGLAKAIADGDLTSHLDMERGDETGQLAAAMNTMAERLNRLIAGVAENSTQVAAAAGQLTANAEQMATGAEEVAAQTGTVATASEEMAATSTEIALNCTSAAQEAKNASDTATQGSAVIRETVHEMSLIAERVRETAKTVESLGARSDQIGEIIGTIEDIADQTNLLALNAAIEAARAGEQGRGFAVVADEVRALAERTTKATKEIGAMIKAIQQETKGAVVSMEQGVREVERGTAEATQSGEALHEILDKISSVTLQVNQIATAAEQQTATTSEISNNIQQITTVVQDTARGAQETAAASRQLSQLSDELQRLIGQFRLAS
- a CDS encoding LTA synthase family protein; translation: MRIVSRYRFGVVSLFAVLFLLISLATRTVLLLMTPADAGLTPFLIAKAYAMGLVYDAATLGYFLIPAIIYLLLAPQRLVQHPLHRWVVRGAFFLILYALLFDGVAEYFFFEEFGTRFNFIAVDYLIYTHEVWGNIRESYPLPALLGGIFAVDLLTVVLLRRLIDRAAATTFAGQRRRLALALAAAPLAALLLLNISATAISGNAYANELAGNGIYGLVAAFRNNELDFRQFYLSRDDRQVMARLHDLVQERNNRFAAPSQAGVTRFITGEGKEQRLNVIVVVEESLSAKFLGTFGSTEGLTPNLDRLAKESLLFTHLYATGTRTVRGLEAINLSLPPLPGVSMVKRPGNEDFFSWGSVMRSKGYDTRFIYAGFGYFDNMNYFFANNGFDVVDRTNFAKDEITFANVWGVCDEDLYHKVIKEAGKSYAKGRPFFSMVMTTSNHRPFTYPAGRIDIPPKSGREGGVKYADYAIGRFIAEVRKEPWFKDTIFVFVADHCDGSAGKTELPVKKYEIPLLVYSPDHIKPGRVDRLASQIDIAPTILGLLNFSYRTDFLGRDLLKADDRVARAFISTYQKLGYIEDDRLVVLGPQKQAAMYRFDRASGEARPAPMEERYLMDMLAYYQGANYLYKHRLNRLR